One window of Etheostoma spectabile isolate EspeVRDwgs_2016 chromosome 6, UIUC_Espe_1.0, whole genome shotgun sequence genomic DNA carries:
- the ino80c gene encoding INO80 complex subunit C — translation MAKAKAKYREQKVHHIALEPFCSPQMTSHIPITARAQPAAAGYAAPRGKKRPGGLAVCGAQQAAGSSSSSSSSKKKKGQLTAAPTIQTQVTAVELVAEVKPVGTVDCGPIAITESTAKPPPFKDPTFMHSGIGGAAAGKKNRTWKNLKQILALERTLPWKLNDPNYYSIDAPPSFKPPKKYSDISGLPANYTDPQTKLRFTSSEEFSYIRLLPTDVVTGYLALRKATCIVP, via the exons ATGGCTAAGGCTAAAGCTAAATATCGAGAGCAAAAGGTGCATCATATCGCATTAGAACCATTTTGCTCTCCACAAATGACATCTCACATCCCGATAACCGCCCGGGCTCAGCCGGCAGCCGCCGGCTATGCCGCTCCCCGGGGGAAGAAACGTCCTGGTGGTCTGGCGGTGTGTGGCGCTCAGCAGGCCgccggcagcagcagcagcagcagcagcagcaagaagaagaaaggcCAGCTGACAGCGGCACCAACGATACAGACACAG GTAACAGCTGTGGAGTTGGTGGCTGAGGTGAAGCCAGTGGGAACAGTTGATTGCGGACCAATTGCCATCACTGAGTCCACAGCAAAGCCTCCACCCTTCAAAGACCCCACATTTATG CATTCTGGGATTGgtggagcagcagcaggtaAAAAGAACAGGACCTGGAAGAATCTCAAACAGATTCTGGCTTTGGAGCGGACTTTACCCTGGAAGCTCAATGATCCCAACT ACTACAGCATTGATGCCCCTCCCTCCTTTAAGCCGCCCAAGAAATACTCTGACATCTCTGGACTCCCT GCAAACTACACAGACCCTCAGACAAAGCTACGCTTCACATCCTCTGAAGAGTTCTCCTACATCCGCCTCCTCCCCACTGATGTTGTTACAGGCTACCTGGCCCTCCGAAAGGCAACTTGCATCGTGCCCTGA
- the LOC116691774 gene encoding SUN domain-containing protein 2, whose product MANEDTSRKSTRLSSTGYYDIEGKPLICYRETTHRRYRRHPSQLSTSHRTEKQMNRNTDSNILVNRNRDILSIQNTKSRASSTVFKSFGIPFFLVLLCFGLVYLILALNSQYVTNTTMAASYEELAKQLRELQEKQEILEKKIYLLPVADTMPNYALELQGACAVSHRSSKTYHAQAGWSFPWIPMWLPSANPGTVIKGGSPLVIGHCWPFAGERGHLFITLSHPITISHVSLSHVLRRLSPTGTISSAPKEFSVYGMKTFDEEGTPLGTFLYDQDGESTQTFKLPDHKIGVSHHVKLQVETNWGNPDYTCLYSFKVHGKLAG is encoded by the exons ATGGCGAATGAAG ACACATCACGAAAAAGCACTCGATTGAGTTCAACAGGATACTACGACATTGAGGGAAAACCCTTAATTTGCTACAGGGAGACCACGCACAG AAGATATCGTAGGCACCCGTCTCAGTTAAGTACCAGCCacagaacagaaaaacagatgaacagaaacacagacagcaaCATACTCGTTAACCGAAACAGAGACATACTTAGTATCCAAAACACCAAAAGCAGGGCCTCGTCCACTGTGTTCAAGAGTTTTGGCATTCCCTTCTTTCTAGTCCTCCTGTGTTTTG GATTGGTATACTTGATCCTGGCTCTGAACAGCCAATACGTTACCAATACGACTATG GCTGCATCTTATGAAGAGCTAGCGAAGCAACTAAGAGAGCTGCAGGAAAAGCAGGAGATATTAGAAAAGAAGATCTACCTGCTACCGGTGGCGGACACAATGCCCAACTACGCTCTGGAGTTGCAAG GGGCCTGTGCTGTATCTCATCGGTCCTCAAAAACATACCATGCACAAGCAGGCTGGAGTTTTCCCTGGATACCTATGTGGCTACCAAGTGCAAACCCAGGGACTGTAATTAAG GGAGGCTCACCCCTGGTTATAGGGCACTGCTGGCCCTTTGCAGGTGAGCGTGGACATTTATTCATCACCCTGTCCCACCCAATCACCATAAGCCACGTATCACTGAGTCACGTTTTAAGGAGGCTGTCCCCAACTGGCACCATTTCTAGCGCCCCCAAGGAGTTTTCTGTCTAT GGCATGAAGACTTTTGATGAAGAAGGAACCCCACTTGGAACCTTTCTTTATGATCAGGATGGGGAATCAACACAGACTTTCAAACTTCCT GATCATAAAATAGGTGTCTCCCACCATGTAAAACTGCAAGTCGAGACCAACTGGGGCAATCCTGACTACACTTGTCTGTACAGTTTCAAGGTCCATGGAAAGCTGGCAGGCTGA